One genomic region from Phragmites australis chromosome 1, lpPhrAust1.1, whole genome shotgun sequence encodes:
- the LOC133931247 gene encoding pentatricopeptide repeat-containing protein At1g08070, chloroplastic-like — protein MTSRSGSVHELTILLSALRRARRPSGAHAAQLHARLLVYAGARPHPVLLTQLVSLYAAAGRLADALRAFRAHLPSANLRTYTALVSALARPHPGIAFSLFSSCARRGSRLIPHAISAVLAACAGLPPVYGRQVHACAAKVVPPGDMFVYTGLVDVYSKAGDMAASRKVFDEMPSRGVASWNALVVGYARNKMCLDALLVFRELGAQGREVPLDQVSVSSVLSACTGAGAVDFGRQVHACVTKVGLELSAVCVSNALLDMYTRCGCSREALVLLDDVECRDVVTWNIVIHGCIHNNRFKEASMLFRSMVRDGVLPDDVSFATALQASASLSAWALGASIHASVVKTGFLDSHGLACSLVTMYSKCGFLDDACRAFEGAEDHLCVTLWTAMITALQQHGHGVQAIDMFETMLENGIPPDHITFISVLSSCSHNGLVEQGRKYFNSMTQVHKITPWSEHYACMVNMFGRAGLLGEAKKLINQMRVKPDASLLGALLAACMNCRDLEMGKEVAKKLFEVEPGNTGNYVLLANIYASHGRLEDADEVRRWMMYQELRKMKGCSLVNNENQTCTIPMLH, from the coding sequence ATGACCTCGAGAAGCGGCAGCGTCCACGAGCTGACGATCCTCCTCTCCGCCCtccgccgcgcgcgccggcccagCGGCGCTCACGCCGCGCAGCTCCACGCGCGCCTCCTCGTCTACGCGGGCGCGCGCCCGCACCCCGTCCTCCTCACGCAGCTCGTCTCCCTCTACGCCGCCGCGGGCCGCCTCGCCGACGCGCTCCGCGCCTTCCGCGCCCACCTCCCCAGCGCAAACCTCCGCACCTACACCGCCCTCGTTTCCGCCCTTGCGCGGCCTCACCCCGGCATCGCCTTCTCCCTCTTCTCGTCGTGCGCGCGCCGCGGGTCCCGCCTCATTCCCCACGCCATCTCCGCCGTCCTCGCCGCCTGCGCCGGCCTCCCACCCGTCTACGGCCGCCAGGTGCACGCGTGTGCGGCCAAGGTCGTGCCGCCTGGCGACATGTTCGTCTACACCGGATTGGTGGACGTGTACTCCAAGGCCGGGGACATGGCGGCGTCCAGGAAagtgttcgacgaaatgccgaGCCGGGGCGTGGCGTCCTGGAACGCGCTCGTCGTCGGTTACGCCAGGAACAAGATGTGTCTTGACGCGCTATTGGTTTTCAGGGAGTTGGGAGCGCAGGGGCGGGAGGTGCCTCTGGATCAGGTAAGCGTGTCGAGTGTGCTGAGCGCTTGCACCGGAGCGGGGGCTGTGGACTTTGGTCGCCAGGTACATGCGTGCGTAACCAAGGTGGGGCTGGAGCTGAGTGCGGTGTGTGTCAGCAACGCCCTTCTTGACATGTACACCAGGTGCGGCTGCTCACGAGAAGCTTTGGTTCTGCTGGATGATGTGGAGTGCAGGGATGTTGTCACTTGGAACATCGTCATTCATGGTTGCATTCATAACAATCGCTTCAAGGAAGCTTCTATGCTGTTCCGTTCCATGGTCAGGGATGGTGTCTTGCCCGATGATGTGTCCTTTGCTACTGCATTGCAAGCATCAGCATCTTTGTCAGCATGGGCTCTAGGAGCAAGCATACATGCCTCTGTTGTAAAGACAGGGTTCTTGGACAGTCATGGCCTTGCTTGCTCGCTTGTCACCATGTACTCCAAATGTGGTTTCTTGGATGATGCATGCCGAGCATTTGAGGGAGCAGAAGATCACTTGTGTGTAACGTTGTGGACGGCCATGATCACTGCACTGCAGCAGCACGGACATGGAGTCCAGGCAATTGATATGTTCGAGACAATGCTAGAGAACGGCATCCCTCCTGACCACATCACATTTATTAGTGTTCTCTCCTCTTGTAGCCACAATGGACTTGTTGAGCAAGGTCGCAAGTACTTCAATTCAATGACTCAAGTTCATAAGATCACACCTTGGAGTGAGCACTATGCGTGCATGGTCAACATGTTTGGGCGAGCAGGCCTTCTTGGCGAGGCGAAGAAATTAATCAACCAGATGCGAGTTAAGCCAGATGCATCACTCCTAGGAGCGCTACTTGCAGCTTGTATGAACTGCAGGGACCTTGAGATGGGAAAGGAGGTTGCTAAGAAGTTGTTTGAGGTTGAACCAGGCAATACTGGGAACTATGTCCTGCTTGCTAATATCTATGCATCACATGGAAGATTGGAGGATGCAGATGAGGTGCGCAGATGGATGATGTACCAAGAGTTAAGGAAGATGAAGGGATGCAGCTTAGTCAACAATGAGAACCAAACCTGTACGATACCAATGCTTCACTAA
- the LOC133910311 gene encoding auxin-responsive protein IAA4-like — translation MAGSKGSDRSPSSSMDSSTHPVLSTTSSGCRPATRDLSTDLQLGLSLSSPSSLLAAESKSIPSTPRNQVLSDWPPIKPFLRSALTASARRRLTLFVKVYMEGVPIGRKLDLLLLDGYDSLLIKLCHMFKASITYADVMEYHQRVPRQKAAHVLTYEDQDGDWMMAGDVPWELFLTSVKKLRIARSDKC, via the exons ATGGCGGGCAGCAAGGGCAGCGACCGGTCTCCGTCGTCGTCCATGGACAGCAGCACCCACCCGGTGCTCTCCACGACATCGTCGGGCTGCCGCCCGGCAACGCGGGACCTCAGCACTGATCTTCAGCTTGGGCTTAGCCTGTCGTCGCCGTCCTCGCTCCTGGCCGCTGAGAGCAAGAGCATCCCTTCTACGCCAAG GAACCAAGTACTCTCTGATTGGCCCCCGATCAAGCCGTTCCTCAGGAGCGCCCTGACGGCGTCAGCACGCAGGCGGCTTACATTGTTCGTGAAGGTATATATGGAAGGCGTTCCAATCGGCCGTAAGCTAGACTTGCTTTTGCTGGATGGGTACGACAGCCTCCTCATCAAACTCTGCCACATGTTTAAGGCCTCCATCACCT ATGCTGATGTTATGGAGTACCATCAACGAGTTCCTCGCCAGAAGGCTGCTCATGTTCTCACCTATGAAGACCAGGACGGAGACTGGATGATGGCTGGGGACGTACCGTGGGA GCTCTTCCTGACAAGTGTTAAGAAACTGAGGATTGCAAGAAGTGACAAATGTTAA